One segment of Oncorhynchus masou masou isolate Uvic2021 unplaced genomic scaffold, UVic_Omas_1.1 unplaced_scaffold_1570, whole genome shotgun sequence DNA contains the following:
- the lgals2b gene encoding lectin, galactoside-binding, soluble, 2b has translation MTFRVENMSFKQGQEMTFTGKTKSGATNFTINIGHDSDNYALHFNPRFNHGHIVCNSLSGGSWGDELKEGHFPFQDGEQFKLVLNFTNEQFYIKLPDGHMMDFPNRLGDCKYNHIMVDGDVKVISFKIK, from the exons ACGTTCCGTGTAGAGAACATGTCCTTCAAGCAGGGTCAGGAGATGACGTTCACGGGGAAGACCAAGTCTGGAGCCACTAA TTTCACCATCAACATCGGCCACGACAGTGACAACTACGCCCTCCACTTCAACCCTCGTTTCAACCACGGACACATCGTGTGTaactctctgtctggaggaagCTGGGGAGACGAACTCAAGGAAGGTCACTTCCCCTTCCAGGATGGAGAGCagttcaag CTGGTCCTCAACTTCACCAATGAGCAGTTCTACATCAAGCTGCCAGACGGTCACATGATGGACTTCCCCAATCGCCTTGGCGACTGCAAGTACAACCACATCATGGTTGACGGAGATGTCAAGGTCATCAGCTTCAAGATCAAATAG